The genome window TGTCTCTTTGCCCGTTTTAGACAGCCTGCTGCACGGTGTCCTTCATCCCCACATATGAAACAATGTTTACAGTCTGGTCTGTCTTGTTCCACACAGCTTGGACAACCATAGGACTTTCCACGTTTAGATTGTGTCCGATTTTGACTGTACTGACGCCCATTGTGTGTTAGCtgttgttcattttgtctttgcatGGTCATAACAAGTCTGGTGAGCTCCTCTACTTTGGTTGTGAGGTCTCTCAGGGGatctggttttgtttggtttgatttgggcTCTGCACTCTCTGACTTTGAGTTATGTTTCTTTACTTCATCAGGTTCAAGCTGCGCGCTGTGTGCATTTGTTACCGTCTGCCGGCGGGAAGAGCCAAGTCTTttcattctctcattttcttcactGGTGATTTTCATCACATGACGAAGGATCATCTCATCAGTGACACCGCTGTTTGACAACAAAGGTTTGAGTTCTCTGCGTATGTCAGTGTGCTTGTGTCCAAAGCCTTGGTATACTGTATGTAGGAAAACATCTTGTACTGTGGCTGTAGAGTATTTAATGTCAGCGTCAGCCAGTTTTGATGTGAATAGGATGCGTTGTTTTAAGCCTATTACCCGGTAGAGAAATTGTTGTGGTGTCTCattctcttcctgttttgtgcacATCAACTCTTGAAAtaactctgtgctgtttttttctcttaggTGAGTTTGGAGAAACCCCTTGAGTTCAGCCACCGTTATGTCATCTTTATTTATCAACATCTCTTTGAATATCCCTGGTCTGATGATTTTGAGCACACCACGAACAATCTCTGAATCAGAAAATCCCTCCCTGATTCCATCATCAATTTGCTTGCAGACATTATTGTAGCTGATGTCAGAGGATTGATCACCAACCTGACCGCCTTGCACTTTGAACTCCCTCCTGGGTAGGTAACTGAGTTCCCTCAAGGACACCATCCCCTCGCGAGCTGACTGGGCGGCAAGCTCACCTGGTGGATTGTTGCTCGGCTGCCTGGGAAGGACAGAGGGCGgcggcatgtgtgtctgtggcggTGTAGCATGTGGTGGTATACACTGTATGAGTTTCTTGCTCAGTTCTTCATAACTTGCGAGCACTTTAAGCAAATCAGCGTTCGCTGTGTCAGGTGCATTTACCATTGTAGCTTTACTTGAGCCTAAATCTGGTGCAACAACATCACTAGGTGATGCAGTACTGACTGAAATGGGTGTGTGGTGACCCTGAATGTGAGTGTCTGTGGTGATTTTAGGAGGTGTTTGGGTAATGACAGAACCATCAGACATATCAACAAAGTCAACAAATTTTCCATCACTTTGCACAGCATGTAACTCAGAATCACCCTTTACATTTAGCATTGGCATATCATCATCACGACATTTCACTATATCATCAATAGAGTCTTTTAACATCAGCAACTGGACCATTCCCTCGTCTTCTGTTCCAAGTAGATGCTTGCTATACATGAACGAGTTAATGTGGTTGTAATATACCTCTTGATCGTACTCCACAAGCTCTGACTGTTCCACATCCAATGCTGGATCCACCGCTCTGGCGACCCGAAGAAGCTCTTCAGCTGACAAGGTGAGTAAGCTCTTCCTGATGTCCCACACCAGGCTTTTTCTCTCACCACTCGACATGATGGCTCCTCGTTCCCCTCACGGCTGGCAACACAGTTTGATGATGGCACAGTCGGTTCTGGATCACAGATCTCCACTCGTCCACGGTCGCAGTCCCCACGGCTTGACAAGGCTGATGGTCGGCGGCTGGATGATGCAGCCCTCCCTCCTAGTTGCTGATCAGTGTTGTCATCGACGCCACTCGACTTCCAATCCAATAGATGGCATCGAAGaatcccggacgagcccccaaGAATCTGTAGCGGGTCCCGGCTAGTACCCCGCTAACAGATAGATAATCCTTGACAGGAGCGCTGGAAACACAGGACAGCAATAAGTGAGGCAGAATCACAACTGCTCATTCTCCAAGTCAGTCGGATTATTTTTATTCTCACATTCATATAAAACTTTACTGCAATCATAgattatttctgttatttttgtttgcattaaagCACTGGTATATTAACCACATTAGAATGACCTTGACATAAATGTCTATtcttttcacatattttccaataaataaacattgaaaacattcaaattaaaatctgtGCTAAACTAAAGATAAACACTTTCCTTTAATCATGCTATCTGTCTATCATAAAACACATTGTATATCATTAATCATGTAATCACTTCTCCCTTAAACACACATCATTCCTTATCCTCTCATCAAGagtatttttttatgtaataacTATACATTGACTACATTAAGTGCTCActtaaaataacagaataaatcTCACTTGCAGGTTAACTATTTCACATTTACACTGTATAAACACTAACTGAAATAATAAACATGGCTGGCCCATAGCTTGCCGCTTTAACCGTGAACTCGAACCATATGATTTACGTGCCCGCCTTTAACTAGGGCTGCAGCCGTAGCTAGCCTTAACCGGCACATTAGCATTAGCTTGAACAGCTCCGAAATACACTACATACACAACATATTCTCAGGCGCACACTAATAGTACACAAATGcccattttaaaatgatatatcACACACATGCTTATTTTCCCCACACAGCATTACCCCACAAATGCCGAGGAGCCCAAAAGAAAATCAACGACAGTTAACATTTGACTACGGCGCCGGCGCCATTTTCCCTACTACACTGATCACGTACCGcgacacttttattttgtttatttacacacttTACGAGCTTCTAGCTCATGGACCACACATCAACGGGGATTTACATGTTCTTATACACATCTGGAGTCATAGAAAAAAGTTGGTAACTAACCTGGAAACACAGGACAGCAATAAGTGAGGCAGAATCACAACTGCTCATTCTCCAAGTCAGTCGGATTATGCTCCACTTCCGCGATGCAGTGCAGAGTCCCAGTGACGGTAAGTGCTGCCACCTAGTGTCCATCTCACATAACATCATGTcattgtgtgtttctctgtggtttCTTATTCTTAATTagcagaataaaataataaaataaaatgatacaataacaataaacaataaaaagtgACTCTCAAAGGAAATGAAACGAAACAATAATACCTCAACAAAACACTTATTTTGTGAGTATCACACATGGTAACTGAACCCAGCCCGAACCCAACAGgcattcatgtttttgtgttcaaaCCCGACCTGAGCCCAAGATTTTGCTGTTCCTCCATTGCTAAattacatttactgcctgaagtagcctatgtgttgccttcagtgtcatcatgtaaactccagcaccacacaggaagttgcccagagcagacagtaggtccatcatttttctctaaaataacATTGATGTGACCAAACCCAACCTGAACCCGAACATAATTTCGAAATATTTGTCTGAACCCGGCCTGACCTGTCGGGGTTCGACCGGTCCTGACGGGCCcgggtcgggtatccacactcttgCATGGGAGAATTTTTGGAGTTGAAGACAGCGAGGACTGGAAGGGTCTTGATAAGCTGCTGGGGATGAAGTGTGTTTCAGGTGGCTGCttaggagggagaaagagcagTCCACACAAAAAAGACTAAAGGTTAAACATGGACTTGGGCACAGTTTCTGGTGAGGACAAGTGCAATGTGACAAAGGTTGTAGACAGCAAACCAAACCGTGATATTACcctttttcaaaatgcaaaggCACAAATTAGGAAAACTTTACTGTACCtcagccattttttaaaaaatatatgttaaaaaatagtatttaatgttgacattttatatGAAGATCAAATTCTTGACAATCTCTTACTCCCACCTCGATACGGCTTTTTCACTGGCCAGTCTGTGGCAGAGAGTtttgtagactttttttttaacatgttgtAACAATGTTTGTCCAGCAGATGGCAAGATAGAGCTTTATTTAAGAACATAAATTTGCAGATTCAATTAAATGTGGTGAAAAATGGACTTAAAATCATAAGATTACACTGAATTTGAAGGGGAACCCCAACAACAAAGGAAACATACATTAATACATAGTACAcacaatgataataacaaccCACCCCTCCCAAAAAATGGTTATGCGCATTCTCGTCCAGATACCACAAGATCATGATCTCAACATTTTGTAGCCCCTCCCCCTATTTGGGAACATCAAGCACATTAAAGAACACTGTGATTATGTATTATTCTCTTGTGTCAACCCTGTAATCACCCTGTTAATTTGATTAAGATTGATTTTTGACATCAGGCCTATCAtgatatttgtctttttaagATTGACTAAAATAGGTGTTAATCACCTAATCTAAGTGCTAATATGAATGATTAGAATCTCATTTATCAGTTTTGACATTCCCAAATTTTGAGATTTGATCAGAAACAATGAAAGGTTTTTAAAAACTGGACCCATCCAAATACCACTAACTTACTGTGCCACCTTTACTACAAGCATTGCTGGCAAGTCTGcatggagagggaaaaaggtTTTTGATTGATTCAATTAAATTAATGTGGTGTcatttgtggtgtgttttctctctctctgtgtgtctctctctctctctctctctctctctctctctctctctctctctctctctctgcagcatgTGAATCAGCGGTGGCTCTTCTGTTTGACGCTGTCATGCACTTGGGGTGTAAGCCCTACCTGGACAGCCAGCGGGagtcctgtgtgtgtcagtatgaaGTGAAGAGGGAGCTGTGAGCCTCCATGGAGACAAAACTGTGAAGTGGACTGAATGAAAGACACTGCATACCACAGTGGCTGAATGACAAGCAACCTTGTTTTAGGCTCTTAGAGCAGATGTTCTCAGGGATGGGGCTTGAGTGACTGGTCTCTGCTGTTGCTTGTGTCCTGTTAGGTTTCTAAAAGCACACTGACATGGCTATTAAGTGAATGTTGGATTACTTTGGTTTGTAGAgttaaatgttgatgtttttccagttgcagtcattatttatattttgctaATATTTGTTCCTTATCTTTAAGTCTGGCAACTTGTCCAGGGTTTTCCCCTGACTTTTgtccagtgcatgctgggataggtgGCTCTCGTCCATATAACTCTGGATAAGAATAACTGGGCAAAGaacaataattaataaatgatgTTTGTTTCCACCATTTCCTATGCATtccttatttttaatttataaaaatgttatgtggctatttaaaaaatattttttaatgggGTCACATGTTGACGGTAATGTGAGCACAGCATTTTAGAGCTTGatactgtttcattttttaaattatccaGACAGCAGCTGAGTATTAACAGTCACTAATGCTATAAACAAATTATAGCATCACTGTTGATGGAATTTCAATCTCTGACCAAAAATTAACAACACCGTCATCAGAAACACAGCTGGTAAACATGAATTGACAGACCAAGCTCTTGATGGAAGAAAACGCAAGGCTGTATTTACAACCCTACAACCTGTACATTCCCTACAAGTCAAAACACTTTTATTGAAATCATACATAGATACTACCTGATAcatgaaatgatttgtaaatatatttcaGTTATAGAAGACAAATGTTCTTTTTGCAATTATTTGGTGGAAACActagaatgtgtttttttttttttttttttttttttggtgtgtacatgtgacattattttgggttgaatttaatttggatcttaaaagatattttttgtAAGGAAATGTTATTTAAAGAATATGATATGTTGTTAATATTCAACAAACCTAATTTCTCCAGCAATAAGCAATATGTTCCTAATTTGCACATTATTTTGGCCAAATTTTCCATTCATAAAATGGAATTCGTGTTAGCTACCATCTTGttattaaatttaaacaaacagaTCCAAGCATATATTTCCAAACACTATCACATCAAAAATCtgtaataaaaaattaaacaggtctattaatttattttatttaacaaacCTCTTGTGTAGGCTAATTCTTTTCCTTTGTGATTGCCTTTTTCTCACATGGAACtaaatacaatatttttttattttattttattttattttttctggctCTGATTCTTTGTGTGCACTGTTACAAAGTATTGAAGAACATTCCCTGTGAAACTCATGTTTGCAAGATgtattgtttgaaaaaaaaaaaaaaactgttctgcTTGATTACTGGATCTTTGTTGTTTAGCTCAGGACACACGTGCTTTAGGCTTGACTTGTTTCTACAGTGGTATGCAAAAGTTTGGGCAGCCCTTAGGAAAATAATTGCATCAGTTTGTCACTTGCTGAGCTTTTGAAGCAGCAACTTCATTTTAACATATGTTATACCttatggaaacagaaacatctcAGTACTGAAATTTTTATTGgtccaacagaaacatttttatgtccatttaaacaaaaatacgCATGTGCATAAATTTGGGCATCCCAAAGACATAATGCCATTAATATTTAGTAGAACCTCCTTTTGCTGCAATAACAGCCTGTAGACGCCTCCTATAGCCACAGACAAGTCCCTGAAGTCTGGTAGGTGGTATTTTGGGCCATTCCTCCATACAAAACGCATCCAGTTCAGTCAGGTTTCTTGGCTTCCGTGCGTGGACAGCCTGCTTTAAATCAATCCATACATTTTCAGTGATGTTAAGGCCTGGGGACTGGGATGGCCATTCCAGAACATTGTTCTTGTGCTTCTGCATGAATTCCATGGTGGATTTTGAACAGAGCATAGGATCATTGTCTTGCTGAAAAATCCAACCCCAGCATAGCTTCAACTTTGTGACCGGCTCTTGAACATTTTTGTCAAgaatcaaaatcagttgagtttgcttctcttgcaatttgtcctaggttgaccccagttttggcctaaaattactggactatatagCAGCTGCTCAAAGACATCCTAGTGCCCACTCAAAAAATACCCGGACCACAGTAACTTGAACCAACCAACAGCACAGGGCTGGCGGTTTACCACATGGCTAGGCGGTCGCAAGGGTGGCAACCACATTCagagtttcttcagaaactttacaaagtctagtttaTTATGGTTGAAGAGAAGAGACCAGGTGCGCTTCCTCTGATTGCTGCCACTGATTAGGGCAGTGGGTGCTTAGCTTGCATCTTCATTTTGGTGTGCTGCTTTTCCCACTCCTGTGGATCCTTTATACTAGTTTATTATGGTATTCTCCATTTGTGTGGCAAGGGGACATGTATTCAGTATTCCTGTGGAAGTGGACTAAATACAAATGttgtatatatttaatttctttatttttgtttgcaccTACAGAGGGCCAATCTTACATGCTACAGCtatataaaaaatatgcaaactGTACAATCATCAGGAGAGCAAGATGAAAGTCTTGGAAACATTTCATAAGATTTTGACAAGTGTGGTCTTGTAGGgactttgtgcgtgtgtgtgtgtgtgtgtatgtatgttaaCCACAGGGTGACACCAACCAGTGCTTGTAGACAATATTAATTAGTCATAAGATCACCaaaattgacagctttcatgcTTTAGGCTCTAGGGAATCTTGCCACCAAATTTTATGACAATCCAGCAAATAGATTTGGAGATATGGCTGATTGACATGGTGACATAGGCTCCCAGTTTCCAGCAGGGCAAAACAAAGTTTAGGGCACAGGAATGCAGACACAGGCAAATAATATCAACTAGTAGCATGATCTACCGACAAGTGATGATCCAGGTGGAGTACGGttgaagaagagaaaaggacagGGCTATcttgaaggagaggaaagagttGATGAAGACATATATTATTTCATTACTGTTGTAGGTGGATATTCTAACTTTCATGAGTATACTTTCACATTGTAAGTTAGGCGTTAGGTGTGGGTTATTTTGCACACGAAAGAGGAACAGGTTCATACATGGACAGTAAATCACATGGAtgtgtatacatgcacacaggcacacacacacagaacacacacacaacaggaaaTTTTTTATGTAGTGTTGTGTAGCTGAGGGAGTTGAAGGGAAATTTGGAGTAATGGGAGCAACCTGGATTCTCATTATTACTATACTAAACATTACAGGTAAGCAGTAGTTCATACatttataatttcattttatttcatatctttacatttaaaatgatttagcTACTAACACTGGTCATTTTGGCTGACAGCTCTGAGCAACGGTAAAACCACAGTTATGATGGGTGTAGAGGGTCGGAGTTTAAGCCTCAGATGTGAGTACCCAGACAGCCTGCGGAGCAATGCCAAGTACTTTTGCCGAATCGACAACACAGTGTTCTGCCAGCAACTGATAAAGACAGCCAAACACGACCAGCGGGTGAGAGATGGACGGTTCTCTCTGTTCGACAACAGTACTGGAAGGGTCTTTATCGTCACAATGGACAGACTAACCCTTGGGGACAGTGGGTTTTACAATTGTGGTGTGGATATCTCCTTAGGACGTGATCACTTGAGTGAAATGCAGCTGATTATATCCCCAGGTATTTCACTGGACATCATCATGGCACAGTTCTTCTGTGAGAATATTTCTTTCATCCAGATCTTGAGATATACATATCACATGATGCATATCAAAAAAATATGGTGCTCATAGTGCAAAGACTAAATACTAAGCACTTACAACTAAAATGTTGTAAAGTGCTGTTTCAGGTGATGACATGTTAACACCATTTAGAAGATGCTGTCCTCTAAAATTAACAAGCAGCACTTACTATAAATGAGAACTGTGCATGGTTACTCTTTcacacctcttcctcttttatGAACTTTCCATTCTAACATTATGGTGCCTACTGCATGTACTCTCCATGTAAGCTGTTTCTCCTTTTGTTGCCTTTTTCTAGCACCGACAACAGCAATCCCTGAAGAGGACCTCATGCATAAGAGTGAGTAATGTATACAGGTgtgaacatgcatgtgtgtgtgtgtgtgcataaacacGCTCATGCACAAAATTTCCCATAccaaaggctgtgtgtgtgtgtgtgtgtgtgcacgcatatgTTCATGCGTATGTTCATGTATGTACCTACATAAACACCTATTTGCAGTTATGTATATTTGCCTTttccagcaacaacaacctTTCCAGAGGGCCTCATCTACAGCAGTGAGTTATATCTGTATGCCTGTTTACGtgtgaacttgtgtgtgtgtgtgtgtgtgtgtgtgtgtatgtgaaagagagagagagagagagagagagagagagagagagagagagagagagagagagagagagagatgcttgaGTGTGTGAAATGTTAACTGCCAGGTTGAGTAAAGTTGTTCTTCTCCTCTGCAGAGTCTCACCTGCCCCTGGTTCTCGCTGCAGTCACATGTGTGGCAGCactgatatttgtgtgtgtatttacactgTCTCTGCAGCTGGCTGTTAATAACCACAATTCAAGCACCTACCAAAATAGCCAGGTTAGATCAAGTGCCTTCTTCCCTAATGTGAATACCAAGTtgtaaagaaaaacatcagcatCACTGTCCAGTGGAATCATATGtaattattctattttattcactgttatttattgtgttattgtatTCATCCGCTAGATATCATCTGATTATGAGACAATGGTCACTGCAGGAAGAACTAGACCAGAGCTCCTCTGTGGTGGTGTGTCCTCAgattacacaaacacagcagcatcactgCCAGCGTCACCTGAACTCTACGTCCCAGTCAACCCAGACCACAGGATGTCTGCTGTCTCCCTGGGCATCTATGAGTATGTTGCTGTGGATGTACCAGGGCAGACCTGCTTGTACCAACAACTGGATATCAGCCTGCTAGAGGAGCACATCTACCACAACTTCCTTCCAAACACCAGCCTCAAATAGATCTGTGGGaacaggggcgaaaatcccatttcattattgggggggacaataaacagcaaaattttaGAGAGTAACTGCTGGGGGGGACATGAACAAGTTGCTGTCTGGCATGACTGTACATCccgctttctctctttttgaaaTTTgccgtacagtgttgagccctcagcatgttcatatgttttaaataatggtattaaaagcaataattctctaaccaaatttctttgctcacagttgtaatttccactacagtccatcaaagtagctttacaagcactagaaactcaaaataaaactaaaactagaggaaataccttgaataatccaactacatcaaactattcttcagaAAACATTATATTATTGTAgtgtgaacaaaaaacaaagcaagatatggcatcaaatagtgacatacagtatatgtttgagctgtacactgtcccttttagataaaataagaaaatgaaatgaaactatgccacaaaataatgtaacttaaaatgcaaaaaaaaaaaaaaaaaaaaaaaaaaaaaaaaagatatctactagacacaaactcaaaatatcagtaaaatatgaactatttctgacattaatatcctgacagactttttgaaagaataataagctcagtatttgctcctcctgtggtctgtcctctctccccctcactgtCATGCACTAACTTGA of Myripristis murdjan chromosome 1, fMyrMur1.1, whole genome shotgun sequence contains these proteins:
- the LOC115366927 gene encoding CMRF35-like molecule 8 codes for the protein MGATWILIITILNITALSNGKTTVMMGVEGRSLSLRCEYPDSLRSNAKYFCRIDNTVFCQQLIKTAKHDQRVRDGRFSLFDNSTGRVFIVTMDRLTLGDSGFYNCGVDISLGRDHLSEMQLIISPAPTTAIPEEDLMHKTTTTFPEGLIYSKSHLPLVLAAVTCVAALIFVCVFTLSLQLAVNNHNSSTYQNSQISSDYETMVTAGRTRPELLCGGVSSDYTNTAASLPASPELYVPVNPDHRMSAVSLGIYEYVAVDVPGQTCLYQQLDISLLEEHIYHNFLPNTSLK